One Peromyscus leucopus breed LL Stock chromosome 14, UCI_PerLeu_2.1, whole genome shotgun sequence genomic window carries:
- the Ccdc177 gene encoding coiled-coil domain-containing protein 177 — MVDPVPEEEKEGAGPGGSEGDEATASVPPDAPGAQQPAASSASASAAAPHKAEVPCGAEGGRREQSPLLHLDLFNFACPEAEGSRYVLTSPRSLEACARCAVKPVELLPRALADLVREAPGRSMRVATGLYEAYEKERLAKLQQCRAERERIMREEKRRLFTPKGPVAAPASASASASALSAGSSSSCSSSSLPASPASRVARRTSPSPPARTRPPTTGSRTGRKSHSLDSLSRRRDGALSSESGASSSSYSGESLRELRWPPRASARNSCPAGSASSAPNPLGRPSALDLVPLTARSFSLGDLSHSPQTAQHVERIVRQVRAERGLRGVPERDRKIAALMLARHQEERLLLEQRAAAHGQWEQQRLRAEQRREREEREKQRALEQGRRAWAAQVEERRGRRGREEREAARRRQQQCERSEERRRELAERQGLLRRERAERAARDDRLRKLQQEQNLKQREEGLQEGRERAELVRRERAQRAARAKQRQEGQLQREKRELSRAERARHEALLRGRVRQQHEEREGLRSSLEASLGRAQENYEQLLEQRARELRERARKEELQGRRAKEAAERKEREHQAHLEALARAGERRLQHAAQVAEEAVQQKARRVVQTRLEKERTQRANKEKVERDEDCRRRELLQAIGRKLERSEQLSRERRSALESARSTARASFHVREKVREETNTRSFDRMVREAQLHASLDRK, encoded by the coding sequence ATGGTGGACCCGGTgccagaagaggagaaagagggagcgGGGCCCGGTGGCTCAGAAGGGGATGAGGCCACAGCGTCCGTGCCCCCCGATGCCCCGGGAGCCCAACAGCCTGCAGCCTCCTCGGCCTCCGCCTCCGCGGCGGCGCCCCACAAGGCCGAAGTCCCCTGCGGGGCAGAAGGTGGGCGTCGGGAACAGTCCCCGCTGCTGCACCTCGATCTCTTCAACTTCGCCTGCCCCGAGGCAGAGGGCAGCCGCTACGTCCTGACCAGCCCCCGCTCGCTGGAGGCCTGTGCCCGCTGTGCGGTCAAGCCAGTGGAGCTGCTGCCCCGGGCCCTGGCCGACCTGGTGCGCGAGGCCCCGGGCCGATCCATGCGAGTGGCCACTGGTCTGTACGAGGCCTACGAGAAGGAGCGGCTGGCCAAACTGCAGCAGTGCCGTGCGGAGCGCGAGCGCATCATGCGCGAGGAGAAGCGGCGCCTGTTCACGCCCAagggcccggtggcggccccggCCTCCGCCTCGGCCTCGGCCTCGGCGCTGAGCgcgggcagcagcagcagttgcagcagcagcagcctcccgGCCTCGCCCGCATCCAGGGTTGCTCGAAGGACTTCTCCCAGTCCCCCAGCCAGGACCCGACCTCCGACCACGGGTTCTCGGACAGGTAGGAAGAGCCACTCGCTGGACTCGCTGTCCCGCCGGCGGGACGGTGCCCTGAGCTCCGAGTCCGGTGCCTCGTCATCGTCCTACAGCGGGGAGAGCCTTCGGGAGCTTCGCTGGCCACCTCGAGCTTCAGCCAGGAACAGCTGCCCTGCGGGCTCTGCGTCGTCTGCACCCAACCCGCTGGGCCGCCCTTCGGCCCTCGATCTGGTCCCCCTCACTGCCCGCAGCTTCAGCCTCGGCGACCTGAGCCACTCGCCGCAGACGGCCCAGCATGTGGAGCGCATCGTGCGCCAAGTGCGCGCCGAGCGAGGCCTGCGCGGGGTACCCGAGCGCGACCGCAAGATCGCCGCCCTCATGCTGGCCCGACACCAGGAGGAGCGCCTGTTGCTGGAGCAGCGCGCCGCGGCCCACGGCCAGTGGGAGCAACAGCGCTTGCGCGCCGAGCAGCGGCGGGAGCGCGAGGAACGCGAGAAGCAGCGCGCGCTCGAGCAGGGCCGGCGAGCCTGGGCCGCGCAGGTGGAGGAGCGCCGGGGCCGCCGGGGCCGGGAGGAACGTGAGGCCGCGCGGAGGCGGCAGCAGCAGTGTGAGCGCAGCGAGGAGCGGCGGCGGGAGCTGGCGGAGCGCCAGGGCCTGCTGCGGCGCGAGAGGGCGGAACGCGCGGCGCGCGACGACCGGCTGCGCAAGCTGCAGCAGGAGCAGAACCTGAAGCAGCGGGAGGAGGGCCTGCAGGAAGGGCGGGAGCGCGCAGAGCTGGTCCGCCGGGAGCGCGCCCAGCGCGCGGCGCGGGCCAAACAGCGGCAAGAGGGTCAGCTGCAACGGGAGAAGCGCGAGCTGAGCCGGGCCGAGCGGGCGCGCCACGAGGCGCTGCTTCGAGGCCGGGTGCGGCAGCAGCACGAGGAGCGGGAGGGCCTGCGGAGCTccctggaggccagcttgggccgcGCGCAGGAGAACTACGAGCAGTTGCTGGAGCAGCGCGCCCGGGAGCTTCGGGAGCGAGCCCGGAAGGAGGAGCTGCAGGGTCGGCGTGCCAAGGAAGCGGCCGAACGCAAAGAGCGGGAGCATCAGGCGCACTTGGAGGCCCTGGCGCGGGCGGGGGAGCGGCGGCTGCAGCACGCGGCGCAGGTGGCGGAAGAGGCGGTGCAGCAGAAAGCCCGGCGCGTGGTTCAGACTCGCCTGGAGAAGGAGAGGACCCAGCGCGCCAACAAGGAGAAGGTGGAGCGGGATGAAGACTGCCGCCGCCGGGAGCTGCTGCAGGCCATTGGGCGCAAACTGGAGCGCAGCGAGCAGCTCTCGCGAGAAAGGCGAAGCGCGCTGGAGAGCGCTCGCTCCACGGCCCGGGCCTCCTTCCACGTGCGGGAGAAGGTGCGGGAGGAGACCAACACGCGCTCTTTTGATCGCATGGTGCGAGAGGCCCAGCTACATGCCAGCCTGGACCGCAAATGA